Proteins encoded by one window of Lycium barbarum isolate Lr01 chromosome 11, ASM1917538v2, whole genome shotgun sequence:
- the LOC132618658 gene encoding uncharacterized protein LOC132618658: protein MLVDPDEHPSFYKLLFKEGFADKILMPPAFIKENKNMLSKTCLLKTDEGVVWEAKIVREKSDFFICKGDWPKFVEYHKLKLGNILFFFLIDKSTFQVLPYKQMRSRNLLGRQVFEELSSCSKEEEEEEEGEEEREEEGEETPRKSKKRKRHAIQLSYNSVEESDDSSSGSKDGESPRYSHSVMPPKKIQPSRTEKQPSRGKGQTGPSQAAPPAKRKTAATMISFTDGSSSQSEEEGTDTSQAAVYAKIRRKKADDEARFSLPGSKDKLIAGKIKWSLNEEKKLSLNGLKDNFPVLLENIKKRGWMCFTESPGYYCEVLVREFYAAYAAKSGKKREYLQSVLVRGAKVDCSSSKINSVYFKEWPDKTNEYDERLRNKENEREWVASAIAQRTLTPPWINPKHKIIKKDLNVEAKYWLNFVSCRLQPSKNETDIQIEKAILIASIMSGYPVNMGLIIFREIGGRARRERTSFPFPCLITALCKEAGVPAIPRRDRMVEASVDIDITRVKDQNDKEKTRSSTSVKVELIEI, encoded by the exons ATGCTAGTGGATCCCGACGAGCATCCATCATTTTACAAGCTTTTGTTTAAAGAAGGTTTTGCGGATAAAATa CTAATGCCGCCGGCCTTCATCAAAGAAAACAAGAATATGTTGTCAAAGACCTGCTTATTGAAAACGGATGAAGGGGTAGTCTGGGAAGCAAAGATAGTGAGGGAGAAGTCCGATTTCTTCATATGTAAAGGAGACTGGCCAAAGTTTGTGGAGTATCACAAACTGAAACTGGGGAACATCTTGTTCTTCTTTCTCATTGATAAATCAACGTTCCAAGTTTTGCCCTATAAACAGATGCGCTCTAGGAACCTTCTTGGGAGGCAAGTATTTGAGGAACTCAGCAGTTGCTcgaaagaggaagaggaagaggaagagggagaggaagagagagaggaagAGGGAGAGGAAACCCCAAGAAAATCAAAGAAACGTAAAAGGCACGCAATACAATTATCATATAATTCTGTGGAAGAAAGCGATGACTCATCCAGTGGGTCCAAGGATGGGGAAAGTCCACGGTACTCACATTCAG TTATGCCTCCTAAAAAGATTCAACCGTCCAGAACGGAAAAGCAACCAAGCAGAGGAAAAGGCCAAACAGGGCCATCTCAGGCTGCACCTCCAGCAAAGCGGAAGACTGCGGCAACTATGATATCTTTTACTGATGGTTCTTCttcccagtctgaagaggaggGGACTGACACATCTCAGGCTGCAGTATATGCAAAGATAAGAAGGAAGAAGGCAGATGATGAAGCGAGGTTCAGTTTGCCGGGCTCTAAAGATAAACTCATAGCTGGCAAGATCAAGTGGAGCTTAAATGAAGAAAAGAAGTTGAGTCTCAACGGCCTAAAGGACAATTTCCCCGTCTTATTGGAGAACATCAAAAAGAGGGGTTGGATGTGCTTCACTGAGTCACCGGGGTACTACTGTGAGGTCTTGGTGCGGGAATTTTATGCGGCCTATGCTGCCAAATCGGGTAAGAAGAGGGAGTATCTCCAGAGTGTGCTAGTCCGAGGCGCCAAGGTTGATTGTAGTAGCTCCAAGATCAATTCTGTCTACTTTAAAGAATGGCCCGACAAAACAAATGAATATGATGAAAGGCTCCGAAACAAAGAGAATGAGCGTGAATGGGTGGCTTCGGCGATAGCTCAACGCACACTGACACCACCATGGATAAATCCTAAGCACAAAATTATCAAGAAGGACCTGAATGTTGAAGCCAAATATTGGCTCAACTTTGTGAGTTGTCGGCTGCAACCTTCAAAGAACGAAACAGATATTCAGATTGAGAAGGCCATTCTCATTGCCTCGATCATGTCAGGATACCCCGTTAATATGGGATTGATTATATTTCGAGAAATTGGAGGCCGAGCAAGAAGAGAACGTACCTCTTTTCCATTTCCTTGCCTCATTACTGCACTTTGCAAAGAAGCTGGGGTTCCCGCAATCCCGAGACGAGATCGCATGGTTGAGGCATCTGTGGATATTGACATTACCAGGGTCAAGGACCAAAATGATAAAGAGAAGACTCGATCATCAACAAGTGTGAAGGTCGAGCTTATAGAGATATAG